Proteins encoded by one window of Clostridium bornimense:
- a CDS encoding ABC transporter ATP-binding protein — protein sequence MIKVEHLSKEFKTNKKYPGFKGAIKSFFSREYVVKKAVEDISFQIEEGEVVGYIGANGAGKSTTIKMMTGILTPSSGKVLVDGLVPYENREKNAKKIGVVFGQKTQLWWDLPISETFTLLRDIYEVKEEDFKERMKFLNDVLGLEEFMLTPVRSLSLGQRMRADIAAALIHNPKVVYLDEPTIGLDVMVKEKVRRAIKEINEKFGTTIILTTHDLNDIEELCNRIIIIDKGKKIYDGGIKEIKEKYGAMTSLEYQVKESNISNDIKVESEQTLNDDDLVIVTNGNKINITYNKNKISSSEIMKSIMNNFEVIDFRISETSIEDIIKKIYRTGV from the coding sequence ATGATAAAAGTAGAACACTTATCTAAGGAATTCAAAACTAATAAAAAGTATCCAGGGTTTAAAGGTGCGATAAAATCATTTTTTTCTAGAGAATATGTTGTTAAAAAAGCAGTAGAAGATATAAGTTTTCAAATAGAAGAAGGTGAAGTAGTTGGATATATTGGAGCTAATGGTGCAGGAAAGTCTACAACGATTAAGATGATGACAGGTATTTTAACACCAAGTAGTGGTAAAGTTCTAGTTGATGGATTAGTTCCATATGAAAATAGAGAAAAGAATGCAAAAAAAATAGGTGTAGTATTTGGACAGAAAACTCAATTATGGTGGGATTTGCCTATATCAGAAACATTTACTCTTTTAAGAGATATATATGAAGTTAAAGAAGAGGATTTTAAAGAAAGAATGAAATTTTTAAATGATGTATTAGGTCTTGAAGAATTTATGCTTACACCAGTTAGATCTCTTTCTTTAGGACAAAGAATGAGAGCAGATATAGCTGCTGCTCTTATACATAATCCTAAAGTAGTTTATCTTGATGAGCCAACAATAGGATTAGATGTTATGGTTAAAGAAAAAGTAAGAAGAGCAATAAAAGAAATAAATGAGAAGTTTGGTACAACAATTATACTAACTACCCATGATCTTAATGATATAGAGGAGTTATGTAATAGAATCATAATAATTGATAAAGGAAAGAAAATTTATGATGGGGGTATAAAAGAAATAAAAGAGAAATACGGAGCAATGACATCGTTAGAGTATCAAGTAAAAGAGTCAAATATAAGCAATGATATAAAAGTAGAGTCAGAGCAAACTTTAAATGATGATGATTTGGTGATTGTAACAAATGGAAATAAGATAAATATAACATACAATAAAAATAAAATTTCTTCATCTGAAATTATGAAATCTATTATGAATAATTTTGAAGTTATAGATTTTAGAATATCAGAAACAAGTATTGAAGATATAATAAAGAAAATTTATAGAACTGGGGTGTAG
- a CDS encoding ABC transporter substrate-binding protein, whose amino-acid sequence MRKYARSINIFLIITLVLSSMLLSGCGGKSSADVLNIYNVGDYIDEELLDKFTEETGIKIIYETYDTNEIMYQKLKNGGNKYDLVFPSDYMIEKMKNEDMLSPIDFSNIPNFKNIDEEFLNQSYDANNEYSVPYFWGTFGILYNTTMVKEKVDSWDILWDKKYKKNILMFDSVRDTMGISLMRLGYSLNTTNYEELEEAKEQLLKQKPLVYAYVNDEGKDRLINDEVALGIVYSGDAVTMMSENKNLRYAIPKEGTNKWIDAMCIPKDAENKKEAEMFINFMLDPENAKQNIDYVGYSTPNKAAYEILDDETKNNEVAYPKDKVLDKTEVFKDLGDYIKVYDDLWLEIKSR is encoded by the coding sequence ATGAGGAAGTATGCTAGAAGTATAAATATCTTTTTAATAATTACTTTAGTACTATCATCAATGTTACTTTCAGGATGTGGTGGAAAATCTTCAGCAGATGTACTTAATATATATAATGTTGGAGATTACATAGATGAAGAATTGTTAGATAAATTTACTGAAGAAACAGGAATTAAAATTATTTATGAAACTTATGATACTAATGAAATAATGTATCAAAAGTTAAAAAATGGTGGTAATAAATATGATTTAGTATTTCCGTCAGATTACATGATAGAGAAAATGAAGAATGAAGATATGTTGTCTCCTATAGATTTTAGTAATATTCCTAATTTTAAAAATATAGATGAGGAATTTTTAAATCAATCTTATGATGCTAATAATGAATATAGTGTTCCTTATTTCTGGGGAACTTTTGGTATACTTTATAATACTACTATGGTAAAAGAAAAAGTTGATAGTTGGGATATACTTTGGGATAAAAAGTATAAAAAAAATATACTTATGTTTGATTCGGTAAGAGATACTATGGGAATTTCACTTATGAGATTAGGTTACTCACTTAATACTACTAATTATGAAGAGTTAGAAGAAGCTAAGGAACAATTATTGAAACAAAAACCTTTAGTTTATGCTTATGTTAATGATGAAGGAAAAGATAGACTTATTAATGATGAGGTAGCTCTTGGAATAGTGTATTCTGGAGATGCTGTTACAATGATGAGTGAAAATAAAAACTTAAGATATGCTATTCCAAAAGAAGGAACTAATAAGTGGATTGATGCTATGTGTATACCAAAAGATGCAGAAAATAAAAAAGAAGCAGAAATGTTTATTAATTTTATGTTAGATCCAGAAAATGCAAAACAAAATATTGATTACGTAGGATATTCAACGCCTAATAAAGCAGCTTATGAAATTTTAGATGATGAAACTAAGAATAATGAAGTTGCTTATCCTAAAGATAAAGTTTTAGATAAAACAGAAGTATTTAAAGATTTAGGTGATTATATAAAGGTTTATGATGATTTGTGGTTGGAAATAAAATCAAGATAG
- the potA gene encoding spermidine/putrescine ABC transporter ATP-binding protein, translated as MSEKIIEIKNLSKTFADNVVLNNLTLDIEKDEFLTLLGPSGCGKTTLLKILAGFESADKGEILFNGKKINDIPSYDRTINTVFQKYALFSHMNVYENVAFGLRIKKLPKNEIDIKVKEMLKLVALEGFEKRKIDSLSGGQQQRVAIARALVNEPKVLLLDEPLSALDLKLRKEMQIELKKIQKKVGITFIFVTHDQEEALTMSDKIVVMNKGVIQQMGTPQDIYNEPINSFVADFIGESNIVPGVMLEDYSVKFQSHTFSCVDKGFKENEDVEVVIRPEDIKMVKEEEGMLKGKVLSSIFKGVHYELEVKENETTWIIHSTKTYPVGSMIGLDIYPEDIHIMRKEVG; from the coding sequence ATGAGTGAGAAAATTATAGAAATTAAAAATTTGTCAAAGACGTTTGCAGATAATGTAGTGTTAAATAATTTAACATTAGATATTGAAAAAGATGAATTTCTTACTTTGCTAGGACCTAGTGGATGCGGAAAGACTACTTTATTAAAGATATTAGCAGGGTTTGAATCTGCTGACAAAGGTGAAATTTTATTTAATGGTAAAAAAATAAATGATATACCTTCTTATGATAGAACTATTAATACTGTATTTCAAAAATATGCATTATTTTCACATATGAATGTATATGAAAATGTGGCTTTCGGCCTTAGAATAAAGAAATTACCTAAAAATGAGATAGATATAAAGGTTAAAGAAATGCTAAAACTTGTAGCTCTAGAAGGATTTGAAAAAAGAAAAATAGATTCTTTGAGTGGTGGGCAACAACAAAGGGTAGCGATTGCTAGAGCTTTAGTTAATGAACCTAAAGTATTGCTTTTAGATGAACCATTAAGTGCATTAGATCTTAAACTTAGAAAAGAGATGCAAATAGAGCTTAAGAAAATACAAAAGAAGGTTGGTATTACATTTATATTTGTAACTCACGATCAAGAAGAGGCACTTACTATGTCAGATAAAATAGTAGTTATGAATAAAGGCGTTATTCAACAAATGGGAACTCCACAAGATATATATAATGAGCCAATAAACTCATTTGTAGCAGATTTTATTGGTGAAAGTAATATTGTACCGGGAGTTATGCTGGAAGATTATAGTGTTAAATTTCAATCTCATACATTTTCATGTGTTGATAAGGGATTTAAAGAAAATGAAGATGTAGAAGTTGTTATAAGACCAGAAGATATAAAAATGGTAAAAGAAGAGGAAGGAATGCTTAAAGGAAAAGTATTATCATCTATTTTCAAGGGTGTTCATTATGAATTAGAAGTTAAAGAAAATGAGACTACATGGATAATACATAGTACAAAAACATATCCTGTTGGATCAATGATTGGATTAGATATATATCCTGAAGATATTCATATTATGAGAAAAGAGGTAGGTTAA
- a CDS encoding ABC transporter permease produces MKYFKEVKTYLPFTTNAFQAQLTYKANTMIFFCGEGVIILVSYYLWKAIYGSSTKSIISGFNFNEMIIYMLLAFLIGILTDIDVSTMIYREVKDGSIAINLVRPINYCKRMFFQALGNIVFNFVLVFSLGFILVTVLFISIEHNFNILNIILSLITTVLSIILSFYYRYCFGLLSFKITNMWGLAQIMGAIFRLLSGALIPLSFFPMIMQKIFGLLPFSSIISTPTLIYLGKIEGMELIFSIGLQVVWIGILILLSRWMWNKLITELTILGG; encoded by the coding sequence ATGAAATATTTTAAAGAAGTGAAGACATATTTACCCTTTACTACTAATGCCTTTCAAGCACAATTAACATATAAAGCTAATACTATGATATTCTTTTGTGGAGAAGGAGTAATAATATTAGTATCTTACTATTTGTGGAAAGCTATTTATGGTAGTTCTACGAAATCTATTATTAGTGGGTTTAATTTTAATGAAATGATTATTTATATGTTATTAGCATTTTTGATTGGTATATTAACGGATATAGATGTATCAACAATGATATATAGAGAAGTTAAAGATGGGTCTATTGCAATAAATTTAGTAAGACCAATTAATTATTGTAAGAGAATGTTTTTTCAAGCATTAGGTAATATAGTATTCAATTTTGTATTAGTATTTTCTTTAGGCTTTATATTAGTGACGGTTTTATTTATCTCAATAGAACACAATTTTAACATATTAAATATAATTTTGTCATTAATTACAACGGTGCTTAGTATTATTCTTTCATTCTATTATAGATATTGTTTTGGTTTGTTGTCTTTTAAAATAACAAATATGTGGGGTCTTGCTCAAATTATGGGTGCAATATTTAGACTTTTATCAGGAGCGTTAATTCCATTATCATTTTTCCCAATGATAATGCAGAAGATTTTCGGATTGTTACCTTTTTCATCAATAATTTCAACACCAACGTTAATATATCTAGGAAAAATAGAAGGGATGGAGCTTATATTTTCTATAGGTCTTCAGGTAGTGTGGATAGGTATACTTATTTTACTATCAAGATGGATGTGGAATAAACTTATCACAGAATTAACTATTTTAGGAGGGTGA
- a CDS encoding helix-turn-helix domain-containing protein, whose amino-acid sequence MQIGEKIKRLRIEKQLTQQELANRCELSKGFISQLENDLTSPSIATLVDILQILGTNLKEFFNDQDNHRVTFSKEDMFETEDEEIGYKLMWLIPDAQKNDMEPIMVTLSPGGQYVEEEPHAGEEFGYVLSGTINLHIGDKKHRVRKGESFYFKPKANHYISNAGKNEAKVIWISTPPSF is encoded by the coding sequence GTGCAAATCGGAGAGAAAATAAAAAGACTTAGGATAGAAAAACAACTTACACAACAAGAGCTAGCTAATAGGTGTGAGCTTTCTAAGGGATTTATTTCTCAATTAGAAAATGATTTGACATCACCGTCGATTGCTACGTTAGTAGATATATTACAAATATTAGGCACAAATCTAAAGGAATTTTTTAATGATCAAGATAATCATAGAGTAACCTTTAGTAAAGAGGATATGTTTGAGACGGAAGATGAAGAAATTGGATATAAACTTATGTGGCTTATACCAGATGCTCAAAAAAATGATATGGAACCAATTATGGTTACATTAAGTCCGGGAGGACAATATGTGGAAGAAGAGCCGCATGCAGGTGAAGAGTTTGGATATGTGTTAAGTGGAACAATAAACTTACATATTGGAGATAAGAAGCATAGAGTTAGAAAAGGAGAAAGTTTCTATTTTAAACCTAAAGCGAATCATTATATATCAAATGCTGGAAAGAATGAAGCAAAGGTTATTTGGATAAGTACTCCACCATCATTTTAG
- a CDS encoding GNAT family N-acetyltransferase codes for MRIETERLIIRNYELMDKEDLCEYMLQRVNSEFEGYPDFTAEKAESEIKYRMESDEFYAVELKDSKKVIGNIYLGKRDFNSREIGYVLNENYHRQGYITEGCIAVIEYMFKAGVHRIYAECAPQNTPSWKVMEKVGMEREAHFRKNVSFHNDANGEPIYWDTYVYAILNNM; via the coding sequence ATGAGAATAGAGACAGAAAGACTTATTATTAGAAATTATGAATTAATGGATAAAGAGGATTTATGTGAATATATGTTACAACGAGTGAATAGTGAATTTGAAGGATATCCAGATTTTACAGCAGAAAAGGCTGAGAGTGAAATAAAGTATCGTATGGAAAGTGACGAGTTTTATGCTGTTGAATTAAAAGATAGTAAAAAGGTAATTGGAAATATATATCTAGGAAAGAGGGATTTCAATAGTAGAGAGATAGGGTATGTTCTAAATGAAAATTATCATAGACAAGGATATATTACTGAAGGGTGTATAGCAGTAATTGAATATATGTTTAAAGCTGGAGTCCATAGAATTTACGCTGAATGTGCACCACAAAATACTCCTTCATGGAAGGTGATGGAGAAGGTTGGAATGGAGAGAGAAGCTCATTTCAGAAAGAATGTTTCTTTTCATAATGATGCTAATGGTGAACCTATTTATTGGGATACTTATGTTTATGCAATATTGAATAATATGTAA
- a CDS encoding DEAD/DEAH box helicase: protein MKNNFNELNLDSNIVLGLEKQGITTPTEIQSLTIPNVLENKDIIAEAYTGSGKTLAFVAPLFQKIDTSKRESQVLILAPTHELVIQITEQIKLLAKNSEIPVTSLSIIGEASIEKQIKKIKEIKPHIVVGSAGRILDLIKKKKFKPHTLKTIVIDEADSLLVEEKISPIKEIIKTTMRDRQLMIFSATINDKVLASATELMKDPVILKSKAKVALNPNITHMCILSDRKDKFETLRKLINATKPKKAIVFLNKGHEIEFITQKLNYHKKNAIGIYGNMTKEQRKNALDGFRNGKYNILVSSDLSARGLDISDVTHIFNLDFPVKAKEYLHRAGRTARGTASGTCISIVNERDLAAIRIYEREFNIEIEPKVLFEGKLYNPKDL, encoded by the coding sequence ATGAAAAATAATTTTAATGAACTAAATTTAGATTCAAATATAGTATTAGGTCTAGAAAAACAAGGTATAACTACACCAACAGAAATACAATCTCTTACAATTCCTAATGTTTTAGAAAATAAAGATATCATTGCTGAAGCATATACTGGTAGCGGAAAAACTTTAGCTTTCGTTGCTCCTTTATTTCAGAAAATAGATACTTCTAAGAGAGAGTCACAAGTTCTTATCTTAGCTCCAACTCATGAGTTAGTTATTCAAATAACGGAACAAATTAAGTTGCTAGCCAAAAATTCTGAAATTCCTGTCACTTCACTTAGTATAATTGGAGAAGCTAGTATTGAAAAGCAAATAAAGAAAATTAAAGAAATTAAACCTCATATAGTAGTTGGTTCAGCTGGAAGAATATTAGATCTTATAAAGAAAAAGAAATTTAAACCTCATACTCTTAAAACTATTGTAATAGATGAAGCTGATTCTCTTCTAGTAGAAGAAAAAATTTCACCTATAAAAGAAATTATTAAAACTACTATGCGAGACCGTCAACTTATGATTTTCTCTGCTACAATAAATGATAAAGTATTAGCTTCAGCAACAGAACTTATGAAAGATCCTGTTATTTTAAAATCAAAAGCAAAAGTGGCCTTAAATCCTAACATAACTCACATGTGTATTTTAAGTGATAGAAAAGATAAATTTGAAACATTGAGAAAGCTTATAAATGCAACAAAACCTAAAAAAGCTATTGTATTCCTTAATAAAGGTCACGAAATTGAATTTATAACACAAAAATTAAATTATCATAAAAAGAATGCTATTGGAATCTATGGAAATATGACTAAAGAGCAAAGAAAAAATGCTTTAGATGGCTTTAGAAACGGCAAATATAACATTTTAGTATCTTCTGATTTATCAGCAAGAGGTCTTGATATTTCAGATGTAACTCATATATTTAACTTAGACTTTCCTGTGAAAGCAAAGGAATATCTACATAGAGCAGGAAGAACTGCAAGAGGTACTGCTTCTGGAACTTGCATATCTATTGTAAATGAACGAGACCTTGCTGCCATAAGAATTTACGAAAGAGAATTTAATATTGAAATAGAACCAAAAGTACTATTTGAAGGTAAATTATATAATCCAAAAGATTTGTAA
- the ilvB gene encoding biosynthetic-type acetolactate synthase large subunit, protein MKYNGSEITIKLLELHGIEIIAGIPGGYILPLYDALYKSNIKHILARHEQGAAFMAQGVARSTGKPAVCFATSGPGATNLLTAIADAKLDSIPIIAITGQVSYDCIGTDSFQEVDTYGLTIPITKHNYIVHSVEELFTIIPEAFKLSMDGRPGPIVIDIPKDVQLAEMEVTTWPHIDLNYEQDYITENYQLQDIAEIINNSKKPIIYAGGGIINSNGSAALYNFAKKSNIPVALTLMGLGSFPTDDPLYLGMVGMHGNRYTNLLINKADVILAFGVRFDDRATGNIRKFCPNAKIVHVEIDEVEINKLRDTYYALVGDIRIVLEDLIHYINANPRTDWLNEVISYKEKYPFVLPPKEDIFHPINMIKYIHDIVPETTIVTTDVGQHQMWVAQSYSFNTPRTLLTSGGLGTMGFGLPAAIGAALANDDKNIICFSGDGSILMNIQELATLKDFNLNVKVIIFVNGHLGLVRQQQELFYNEHYMASKFISNPDFTIIGKGFGIETCDLGKENSPLEKLKEILSKKGPYVISIPINETENVYPMVAPGAANTEMIGGELNGN, encoded by the coding sequence ATGAAATATAATGGTTCAGAGATTACAATCAAATTACTAGAATTGCATGGTATTGAAATAATAGCAGGAATTCCTGGTGGATATATTCTTCCTCTATATGATGCACTTTATAAAAGTAATATAAAACACATTTTAGCAAGACATGAGCAAGGGGCTGCATTTATGGCTCAAGGTGTTGCTAGATCTACTGGAAAACCAGCTGTATGTTTCGCAACTTCAGGTCCAGGGGCTACAAATTTGTTAACAGCTATAGCTGATGCAAAGCTAGATTCTATTCCTATTATCGCAATTACAGGTCAAGTTTCTTATGATTGCATTGGTACTGATTCTTTCCAAGAAGTTGATACTTACGGACTTACCATACCAATAACAAAACACAATTATATTGTTCACTCTGTAGAAGAACTATTTACAATAATTCCCGAAGCTTTTAAGCTATCTATGGATGGACGTCCAGGTCCTATAGTTATTGATATACCAAAAGATGTACAGCTAGCAGAAATGGAAGTAACTACTTGGCCACATATAGATTTAAATTATGAGCAAGACTATATCACTGAAAATTATCAACTTCAAGATATAGCCGAAATAATAAATAATTCAAAAAAGCCTATTATATATGCTGGTGGTGGCATAATTAATTCCAATGGTTCTGCTGCACTTTATAACTTCGCTAAAAAAAGTAATATCCCTGTTGCCCTAACATTAATGGGGCTAGGCAGTTTTCCTACTGATGATCCTCTTTATCTTGGAATGGTAGGTATGCATGGAAATAGATATACAAATTTACTTATCAATAAAGCTGATGTCATTTTAGCATTTGGTGTACGTTTTGATGATAGAGCTACTGGTAATATAAGAAAGTTTTGTCCTAACGCTAAAATAGTTCATGTAGAAATTGATGAAGTTGAGATTAACAAGCTAAGAGATACTTATTATGCCCTTGTTGGAGATATTAGAATTGTTTTAGAAGATCTTATTCATTATATAAACGCTAATCCTAGAACTGACTGGCTTAATGAAGTTATAAGTTACAAAGAAAAATACCCGTTTGTACTTCCACCGAAGGAAGATATTTTTCATCCTATAAATATGATTAAATATATTCATGATATAGTTCCAGAAACTACGATTGTTACAACAGATGTAGGACAACATCAAATGTGGGTAGCACAAAGTTATTCTTTTAATACACCACGTACCCTTTTAACTTCCGGTGGATTAGGTACTATGGGCTTTGGCCTTCCGGCAGCAATAGGTGCCGCTTTAGCTAATGATGATAAAAATATTATCTGTTTTAGTGGAGATGGTTCTATATTAATGAACATCCAAGAATTAGCTACATTAAAAGATTTTAATTTGAATGTTAAAGTAATAATCTTTGTTAATGGACATCTTGGACTAGTTAGACAACAACAAGAATTATTCTATAATGAGCATTATATGGCATCAAAATTTATTAGTAACCCTGACTTTACCATTATCGGAAAAGGATTCGGCATTGAGACCTGCGACCTTGGAAAAGAAAATAGTCCTTTAGAAAAGCTAAAAGAAATTTTATCTAAAAAAGGACCTTATGTTATATCTATACCTATAAATGAAACTGAAAATGTATACCCTATGGTAGCTCCTGGAGCTGCTAATACTGAAATGATTGGAGGAGAATTAAATGGAAATTAA
- a CDS encoding ABC transporter permease, which produces MKKKSWITYPLVVWSALFIVVPVFLVIFFSFTEKVDGGYVFSLTHYKRLMNPVYFSVFFRSIWLALISTVICLLVGYPIAYILAKKPENKRNFLILIFILPMWMNFLLRTYAWMSILGRNGILNNILTTIGLKPMDLLYSNGAVLLVMVYNFLPFMVLPIYTSLTKMDKDVINAAYDLGARTSQVFRRVIFPLSVPGVVSGITMVFMPAVSTFVISRLLGGGQYMLVGNLIEQQFTTVGDWNFGSAISIFMMILILISMAIMNKFTDEGDREGGGLF; this is translated from the coding sequence ATGAAAAAAAAATCTTGGATAACTTATCCTTTAGTAGTATGGAGTGCTCTATTTATAGTAGTTCCTGTATTTTTGGTAATATTTTTTAGTTTTACTGAAAAAGTAGATGGTGGATATGTGTTTTCTTTAACTCACTATAAAAGGTTAATGAACCCTGTATATTTTAGTGTGTTTTTTAGGTCTATATGGCTAGCGTTGATATCTACAGTAATTTGTTTATTGGTTGGTTATCCAATTGCTTATATTTTAGCGAAGAAGCCAGAGAATAAGAGAAATTTTTTGATTTTAATATTTATTTTGCCTATGTGGATGAACTTTTTACTTAGAACTTATGCATGGATGTCTATATTGGGTAGAAATGGTATCTTAAACAATATTTTAACTACTATAGGACTAAAACCTATGGACTTATTATATAGTAATGGAGCAGTGTTACTTGTAATGGTATATAATTTTTTGCCATTTATGGTTCTGCCTATATACACATCATTAACTAAGATGGATAAGGATGTTATTAATGCTGCTTACGATTTAGGAGCAAGAACATCTCAGGTATTTAGAAGAGTTATTTTTCCACTTAGTGTACCAGGGGTTGTTTCAGGAATAACAATGGTATTTATGCCAGCAGTATCTACTTTTGTAATATCTAGATTGTTAGGTGGCGGACAATATATGTTAGTAGGAAATCTAATAGAGCAACAATTTACAACAGTAGGGGATTGGAATTTTGGTTCAGCAATATCCATTTTTATGATGATATTAATTTTAATCTCTATGGCTATTATGAATAAGTTTACTGATGAAGGAGATAGAGAAGGAGGCGGATTATTTTAA
- the ilvN gene encoding acetolactate synthase small subunit, whose translation MEIKPHCIIELLVNNHAGVMSHITGLFARRAFNLEGILCGGIGDGSKSTMFLLVNDDELIEQITKQLKKLHDVIEVKIHHDYDCSVFYNLDQLFIK comes from the coding sequence ATGGAAATTAAACCACACTGTATAATAGAATTATTAGTTAATAATCATGCTGGAGTTATGTCTCATATAACAGGCCTCTTTGCAAGAAGAGCTTTCAACTTAGAAGGAATATTATGTGGAGGTATCGGCGACGGAAGCAAAAGTACTATGTTCTTATTAGTTAATGATGATGAACTTATTGAACAGATTACTAAACAACTAAAGAAACTTCATGATGTTATAGAAGTAAAAATACACCATGACTATGATTGTTCTGTTTTCTATAATTTAGATCAATTGTTTATTAAGTAA
- a CDS encoding ABC transporter permease, whose translation MKRYVKLYIRFLEQYIKSLMEYRMDFILGLVGFILVQFTGVIFITLIFNAVPSLQGWSFYEILFIYGFAQIPRGIDHVFTDYLWIFSWKTIVHGEFDKYLVRPINPLFQVISESFQPDGLGEIIIGFILLIMSSIKLGLTFSIGKILSFIVVVLFATLIYTAIKLAVTSIAFWVKFAQAYLFMAYQISDFAKYPIGIYPNFIKAILTGIIPFAFTGYFPGAYFIGKGSFVVGICLTVVVSIIAISLAYRIWLTGIKRYESSGS comes from the coding sequence ATGAAGCGATACGTTAAGTTATATATTAGATTTTTAGAGCAGTATATTAAGAGCTTAATGGAATATAGGATGGATTTTATTTTAGGATTAGTTGGATTTATTCTTGTGCAATTTACTGGAGTAATTTTTATAACTTTAATATTTAACGCAGTCCCAAGTTTGCAAGGCTGGAGTTTTTATGAAATATTATTTATTTATGGTTTTGCACAAATTCCAAGGGGAATTGATCATGTATTCACAGATTATCTTTGGATTTTTTCTTGGAAGACTATAGTACATGGTGAATTTGATAAATATCTTGTAAGGCCAATAAATCCATTGTTTCAAGTTATATCAGAAAGTTTTCAGCCAGATGGTTTAGGTGAAATAATAATAGGTTTTATATTATTAATTATGTCATCAATAAAACTAGGATTAACTTTTTCAATAGGTAAAATTTTAAGTTTCATAGTAGTTGTTTTATTTGCTACATTAATATATACAGCTATTAAGTTAGCAGTGACATCTATAGCATTTTGGGTTAAGTTTGCACAAGCATACTTATTTATGGCATATCAAATTAGTGATTTTGCTAAATATCCTATAGGGATTTATCCCAATTTTATTAAAGCTATACTTACAGGAATTATTCCGTTTGCCTTTACAGGATATTTTCCAGGAGCATACTTTATAGGAAAAGGAAGTTTTGTTGTGGGAATATGTCTTACAGTAGTAGTTAGTATTATTGCTATATCATTAGCTTACCGAATATGGTTAACGGGAATTAAAAGATATGAGAGTTCTGGTAGTTAA
- a CDS encoding ABC transporter permease, producing the protein MKKITSNIYLFLVFIFLYAPIFTMTLFSFNNSKSMSRWNGFTLKWYRELFHDERIMTALFYTIVVAIIASAIATIIGTLGAIGIDRMTGAKRKIITNINYLPVLNPDIVTAVALMSLFVFVKLDLGFISMLLAHITFDIPYVVLAVLPKIKQLPDNIQEAAMDLGAKPMYAIRKVIIPQIKPGIMSGFLIAFTMSIDDFVISFFNTGNGVTNLSIEVYSMARIGINPAINALSTIMFICVFVLLVVANRKKPNKRGDINEEVC; encoded by the coding sequence ATGAAAAAAATAACATCAAATATATATTTGTTTTTAGTATTTATATTTTTATATGCGCCGATATTTACTATGACTTTATTTTCCTTTAATAATTCTAAATCTATGTCAAGATGGAATGGATTTACTTTAAAGTGGTACAGAGAGCTTTTTCATGATGAGAGGATAATGACAGCGTTATTTTATACTATTGTAGTGGCAATAATAGCATCAGCTATAGCAACAATTATAGGAACATTAGGTGCAATTGGAATAGATAGAATGACAGGTGCTAAGAGAAAGATTATAACTAATATAAATTATTTACCAGTATTAAATCCAGATATAGTTACAGCTGTAGCACTTATGTCTTTATTTGTATTTGTAAAACTAGATTTAGGATTTATAAGTATGCTTTTAGCACATATAACTTTTGATATACCTTATGTAGTTTTAGCTGTGCTTCCAAAGATAAAGCAATTACCTGATAATATTCAAGAAGCGGCTATGGACTTAGGAGCAAAACCTATGTATGCAATAAGAAAAGTAATAATACCTCAAATAAAGCCAGGTATTATGTCTGGATTTTTAATTGCATTTACAATGTCTATAGATGATTTTGTAATAAGTTTCTTTAATACAGGAAATGGTGTTACAAATTTATCAATTGAGGTATATTCTATGGCTAGAATAGGTATAAATCCTGCTATAAATGCATTATCAACTATAATGTTTATTTGTGTATTTGTATTGTTGGTTGTAGCTAATAGAAAGAAGCCAAATAAAAGAGGTGATATAAATGAGGAAGTATGCTAG